One Amaranthus tricolor cultivar Red isolate AtriRed21 chromosome 10, ASM2621246v1, whole genome shotgun sequence genomic window carries:
- the LOC130825855 gene encoding uncharacterized protein LOC130825855 isoform X1 — protein MASSESVVGFVGLDDVSLELAASLVHSGYAVQAFDSQFDGPLMVEFSKTLGGIRCASAMEATRGVVAIILLISHPAQIDDLIFGREGILEGLKKNAVLVLRSVMVPAEVQRLEKRLTSKEEYGINAVVDAYITKNTSEDLNGRIMIISSGKSNAIASAHPVLSAMCVKLHVFEGEIGAGSKVKMVTELLEAIHLVASIEAICLGVQAKIHPWILYDIISNAAGNSWAFKNHVPQWLRADHMKHQTLNSLVENLGAILGLAKSLPFPLPLLGVAHQQLLGTGCSHGDDNKAPLFKVWEKVLGIKLEDAANEETYNPLELARVLDSRSKVVNRVGFIGLGAMGFGMATHLLRSNFTVVGYDVYQPSLSRFAEAGGLVGTSPLEISKGVDVLVIMVTNEAQAESVLFGELGAVQGLSAGAAIILSSTVSPAYVSKLEQRLRGKNLNLVDAPVSGGVVRASAGTLTVMASGTDEALEQCGSVLSALSEKLYIIKGECGAGSCVKMVNQLLAGVHIASAAEALAFAARLGLHTRNVFQIITTNTGTSWMLENRGAHMVDNDFTPYSALNIFVKDLGIVSHECASRKIPLHVAVAAHQLFLAGSAAGWGRLDDSAVVKFYESLTGVKVEGKLPVLSKEQMMKSLPPEWPVDLTSDIVKLCKNNVKPLVVLDDDPTGTQTVHDIEVLTEWNVDALVEQFRKKTKCFFILTNSRAVSSSKASALVVEICLNLQTAAKLADTEFTVVLRGDSTLRGHFPEESDAVVSALGDVDALIICPFFLQGGRFTIGDVHYVAEADRLVPAGETEFAKDSAFGYKSSNLREWVEEKTQGRTAANKVASVSIELLRKGGPDAVCEHLCSLEKGSTCIINAASERDMAVFAAGMIMAELKGKQFLCRTAASFVSARLGITSRPPISAKDLGIHKERTGGLIVVGSYVPKTTRQVEELKNQFGHSLKWIEISVEKVAMKSSEEREREINQAAEMADIYIRTCMDTVVMTSRELICGKTPSESLEINSKVSSALVEIVRRISTRPRYILAKGGITSSDIATQALETKIAKIAGQALAGVPLWQLGGENRHPGLPYIVFPGNVGDHRALAEVVKSWARPAKLSSTKELLLNAEKGGYAVGAFNVYNLEGAASVVAAAEEERSPAILQIHPGSLKHGGIPLVASCLKAAEKASVPITVHFDHGTSKQELLEMLELGLDSVMVDGSHLSFEDNLQYTQYIANLAHQKDIYIEAELGRLSGTEDDLSVEEYEARFTDINQAEEFIDKTGIDALAVCIGNVHGKYPASGPDLRLDLLKDLHVLASSKGVMLVLHGASGLPKELIKNCIDLGVRKFNVNTEVRKAYMDSLNNPGKDLVQVMTAAKDAMKSVVVEKMRLFGSSGKAS, from the exons GTGTTGTGGCTATAATCCTCCTGATTTCTCACCCAGCACAAATTGATGACTTGATTTTCGGCCGAGAGGGTATTTTGGAAG GTTTGAAGAAAAATGCGGTACTAGTACTCCGATCAGTTATGGTACCTGCCGAAGTTCAAAGGCTGGAAAAGCGTCTTACAAGCAAGG AGGAGTATGGCATAAATGCAGTAGTTGATGCCTATATCACTAAGAACACTTCTGAAGATTTGAATGGGAGAATCATG ATAATTTCATCAGGGAAGTCTAATGCAATCGCAAGTGCACATCCTGTGCTTTCTG CTATGTGTGTAAAGCTTCATGTTTTTGAAGGTGAAATTGGTGCTGGCAG TAAAGTAAAAATGGTTACAGAGTTGCTTGAGGCCATTCATCTCGTAGCTTCAATTGAGGCAATCTGTCTCGGTGTACAAGCAAAAATTCATCCTTGGATACTGTATGACATTATCTCTAATGCTGCTGGTAACTCATG GGCTTTTAAGAATCATGTTCCACAATGGTTAAGGGCTGACCATATGAAGCATCAGACTTTAAACAGCCTCGTCGAGAATCTG GGGGCTATTTTAGGATTGGCAAAATCTCTTCCTTTTCCACTTCCGCTCCTTGGAGTTGCACATCAACAACTTCTTGGTACTG GGTGTTCTCATGGAGATGACAACAAAGCACCATTGTTCAAG GTATGGGAGAAAGTTCTTGGAATCAAACTTGAAGATGCAGCCAATGAAGAAACTTACAATCCACTAGAACTTGCACGAGTGCTGGATTCCAGGTCGAAAGTAGTAAACCGCGTTGGTTTCATTGGTCTGGGAGCAATGGGATTTGGAATGGCAACCCACTTACTGAGGTCAAATTTTACGGTCGTTGGTTATGAT GTGTATCAACCATCACTTTCTCGATTTGCAGAAGCAGGTGGATTAGTGGGTACCTCTCCACTAGAAATATCAAAAG GTGTTGATGTGCTTGTGATAATGGTTACAAATGAAGCTCAAGCAGAAAGTGTTCTTTTTGGAGAACTAGGTGCAGTCCAGG GTCTTTCAGCAGGAGCAGCTATTATTTTATCATCCACCGTCTCCCCGGCATATGTAAGCAAGCTGGAGCAACGTTTACGAG GAAAGAATTTAAATCTGGTGGATGCCCCTGTTTCTGGTGGTGTTGTTAGAGCCTCTGCAGGAACTTTAACG GTAATGGCATCAGGAACAGATGAAGCTCTGGAGCAATGTGGTTCAGTACTTTCTG CATTGAGTGAGAAGCTTTACATCATAAAAGGAGAATGTGGAGCTGGAAG CTGTGTTAAGATGGTTAATCAACTACTTGCTGGAGTTCATATAGCATCTGCAGCTGAGGCATTGGCGTTTGCTGCACGCTTGGGTTTACATACAAGAAATGTATTTCAAATCATAACCACCAATACCGGAACATCCTG GATGCTAGAAAACCGTGGTGCGCACATGGTGGACAATGATTTCACTCCGTATTCTGCACTCAACATCTTTGTGAAAGATCTG GGAATTGTTTCTCATGAATGCGCATCTCGGAAAATTCCCCTTCATGTAGCAGTCGCTGCACATCAACTATTTTTAGCAG GTTCTGCTGCTGGCTGGGGCAGGCTTGATGATTCTGCCGTTGTCAAG TTTTACGAGTCTTTAACAGGAGTCAAAGTTGAAGGAAAACTTCCTGTCCTTAGTAAAGAACAAATGATGAAATCTCTTCCTCCAGAGTGGCCTGTTGATCTTACTAGTGACATCGTCAAGCTTTGCAAGAACAACGTAAAGCCTTTGGTTGTTCTTGATGACGATCCGACAGGAACACAAACTGTTCATGATATTGAAGTCCTTACAGAGTG GAATGTTGATGCGCTTGTTGAACAATTCCGAAAAAAGACTAAATGCTTTTTCATATTGACAAACTCAAGAGCTGTCAGTTCCAGTAAG GCTAGTGCTCTAGTAGTTGAAATCTGCCTCAATCTACAGACTGCAGCTAAACTAGCTGATACAGAGTTCACCGTGGTATTGAGAGGCGACTCAACTCTGAGGGGCCACTTCCCAGAG GAAAGTGATGCTGTTGTTTCAGCCTTGGGGGACGTTGATGCATTGATTATATGCCCATTCTTTCTTCAAGGTGGTCGCTTTACAATAGGCGACGTACACTATGTGGCAGAAGCTGATCG GCTTGTTCCTGCCGGGGAGACAGAGTTTGCCAAAGATTCGGCTTTTGGGTATAAATCTTCAAATTTACGAGAG TGGGTTGAGGAGAAAACACAAGGGCGTACAGCTGCTAACAAGGTTGCTTCAGTTTCCATTGAACTCTTGCGTAAAGGTGGCCCTGATGCTGTTTGTGAGCATCTATGTAGTTTGGAGAAG GGTTCAACTTGTATAATCAATGCTGCCAGCGAAAGGGATATGGCTGTATTTGCCGCTGGGATGATCATG GCAGAACTAAAGGGAAAACAATTTTTATGCCGCACTGCAGCTAGTTTTGTTTCTGCTAGACTAGGAATAACTTCAAGGCCTCCGATTTCCGCCAAGGATTTGGGAATACACAAGGAAAGAACTGGTGGTCTTATAGTTGTAGGATCTTATGTTCCTAAAACTACAAGACAG GTAGAAGaactaaaaaatcaatttgGACACTCCTTAAAATGGATCGAg ATTTCTGTCGAGAAAGTGGCAATGAAATCTTCggaagaaagagagagagaaatCAATCAAGCTGCGGAAATGGCTGATATTTATATTCGGACTTGCATGGACACAGTAGTTATGACCAGCCGAGAACTTATCTGTGGAAAAA CCCCATCAGAAAGTCTCGAAATTAATTCCAAAGTGAGCTCTGCCTTGGTGGAAATTGTTAGGCGCATAAGTACAAGGCCTCGCTATATTCTAGCAAAG GGTGGAATCACTTCATCTGATATTGCTACCCAAGCTCTTGAAACCAAAATTGCTAAAATAGCTGGACAAGCCTTGGCAGGTGTTCCCTTATGGCAATTAGGTGGTGAAAATCGACACCCAGGACTCCCTTATATTGTTTTTCCTG GCAATGTTGGTGACCATAGGGCTCTTGCTGAAGTTGTAAAATCTTGGGCTCGTCCTGCGAAACTCTCATCAACCAAAGAACTGTTGCTT aatgcgGAAAAAGGTGGATACGCTGTCGGAGCCTTCAATGTCTATAATTTGGAAGGGGCTGCTTCCGTTGTAGCTGCTGCTGAAGAAGAACGCAGTCCTGCTATATTGCAG ATCCATCCCGGGTCCTTGAAGCATGGAGGTATTCCTTTAGTTGCTAGTTGTCTCAAAGCTGCCGAGAAAGCCAGT GTTCCAATTACTGTCCATTTCGACCATGGAACATCCAAGCAAGAATTACTCGAAATGCTAGAGTTG GGATTAGATTCAGTAATGGTGGATGGCTCACATCTGTCATTTGAGGACAACCTACAGTACACACAATACATAGCCAATTTAGCTCATCAGAAAGACATATATATTGAAGCTGAATTAGGAAGATTATCTGGAACAGAAGATGACTTGAGTGTCGAAGAGTATGAGGCACGTTTTACTGACATCAACCAG GCGGAAGAGTTTATCGATAAAACTGGCATTGATGCTCTGGCAGTATGCATCGGCAATGTCCATGGAAAATACCCGGCCAGTGGACCTGATCTCAGGCTTGATTTGCTTAAG GATCTGCACGTATTGGCATCCAGTAAAGGTGTGATGCTCGTCCTCCATGGTGCGTCTGGTTTACCCAAAGAACTTATCAAG AATTGTATCGATCTAGGTGTGCGGAAGTTCAATGTGAATACGGAGGTAAGGAAGGCGTACATGGACTCACTAAACAATCCCGGAAAAGATCTTGTACAGGTCATGACTGCTGCTAAAGATGCTATGAAATCTGTTGTCGTTGAAAAGATGCGTTTGTTTGGCTCCAGTGGCAAAGCATCGTGA
- the LOC130825855 gene encoding uncharacterized protein LOC130825855 isoform X3 — protein sequence MASSESVVGFVGLDDVSLELAASLVHSGYAVQAFDSQFDGPLMVEFSKTLGGIRCASAMEATRGVVAIILLISHPAQIDDLIFGREGILEGLKKNAVLVLRSVMVPAEVQRLEKRLTKEYGINAVVDAYITKNTSEDLNGRIMIISSGKSNAIASAHPVLSAMCVKLHVFEGEIGAGSKVKMVTELLEAIHLVASIEAICLGVQAKIHPWILYDIISNAAGNSWAFKNHVPQWLRADHMKHQTLNSLVENLGAILGLAKSLPFPLPLLGVAHQQLLGTGCSHGDDNKAPLFKVWEKVLGIKLEDAANEETYNPLELARVLDSRSKVVNRVGFIGLGAMGFGMATHLLRSNFTVVGYDVYQPSLSRFAEAGGLVGTSPLEISKGVDVLVIMVTNEAQAESVLFGELGAVQGLSAGAAIILSSTVSPAYVSKLEQRLRGKNLNLVDAPVSGGVVRASAGTLTVMASGTDEALEQCGSVLSALSEKLYIIKGECGAGSCVKMVNQLLAGVHIASAAEALAFAARLGLHTRNVFQIITTNTGTSWMLENRGAHMVDNDFTPYSALNIFVKDLGIVSHECASRKIPLHVAVAAHQLFLAGSAAGWGRLDDSAVVKFYESLTGVKVEGKLPVLSKEQMMKSLPPEWPVDLTSDIVKLCKNNVKPLVVLDDDPTGTQTVHDIEVLTEWNVDALVEQFRKKTKCFFILTNSRAVSSSKASALVVEICLNLQTAAKLADTEFTVVLRGDSTLRGHFPEESDAVVSALGDVDALIICPFFLQGGRFTIGDVHYVAEADRLVPAGETEFAKDSAFGYKSSNLREWVEEKTQGRTAANKVASVSIELLRKGGPDAVCEHLCSLEKGSTCIINAASERDMAVFAAGMIMAELKGKQFLCRTAASFVSARLGITSRPPISAKDLGIHKERTGGLIVVGSYVPKTTRQVEELKNQFGHSLKWIEISVEKVAMKSSEEREREINQAAEMADIYIRTCMDTVVMTSRELICGKTPSESLEINSKVSSALVEIVRRISTRPRYILAKGGITSSDIATQALETKIAKIAGQALAGVPLWQLGGENRHPGLPYIVFPGNVGDHRALAEVVKSWARPAKLSSTKELLLNAEKGGYAVGAFNVYNLEGAASVVAAAEEERSPAILQIHPGSLKHGGIPLVASCLKAAEKASVPITVHFDHGTSKQELLEMLELGLDSVMVDGSHLSFEDNLQYTQYIANLAHQKDIYIEAELGRLSGTEDDLSVEEYEARFTDINQAEEFIDKTGIDALAVCIGNVHGKYPASGPDLRLDLLKDLHVLASSKGVMLVLHGASGLPKELIKNCIDLGVRKFNVNTEVRKAYMDSLNNPGKDLVQVMTAAKDAMKSVVVEKMRLFGSSGKAS from the exons GTGTTGTGGCTATAATCCTCCTGATTTCTCACCCAGCACAAATTGATGACTTGATTTTCGGCCGAGAGGGTATTTTGGAAG GTTTGAAGAAAAATGCGGTACTAGTACTCCGATCAGTTATGGTACCTGCCGAAGTTCAAAGGCTGGAAAAGCGTCTTACAA AGGAGTATGGCATAAATGCAGTAGTTGATGCCTATATCACTAAGAACACTTCTGAAGATTTGAATGGGAGAATCATG ATAATTTCATCAGGGAAGTCTAATGCAATCGCAAGTGCACATCCTGTGCTTTCTG CTATGTGTGTAAAGCTTCATGTTTTTGAAGGTGAAATTGGTGCTGGCAG TAAAGTAAAAATGGTTACAGAGTTGCTTGAGGCCATTCATCTCGTAGCTTCAATTGAGGCAATCTGTCTCGGTGTACAAGCAAAAATTCATCCTTGGATACTGTATGACATTATCTCTAATGCTGCTGGTAACTCATG GGCTTTTAAGAATCATGTTCCACAATGGTTAAGGGCTGACCATATGAAGCATCAGACTTTAAACAGCCTCGTCGAGAATCTG GGGGCTATTTTAGGATTGGCAAAATCTCTTCCTTTTCCACTTCCGCTCCTTGGAGTTGCACATCAACAACTTCTTGGTACTG GGTGTTCTCATGGAGATGACAACAAAGCACCATTGTTCAAG GTATGGGAGAAAGTTCTTGGAATCAAACTTGAAGATGCAGCCAATGAAGAAACTTACAATCCACTAGAACTTGCACGAGTGCTGGATTCCAGGTCGAAAGTAGTAAACCGCGTTGGTTTCATTGGTCTGGGAGCAATGGGATTTGGAATGGCAACCCACTTACTGAGGTCAAATTTTACGGTCGTTGGTTATGAT GTGTATCAACCATCACTTTCTCGATTTGCAGAAGCAGGTGGATTAGTGGGTACCTCTCCACTAGAAATATCAAAAG GTGTTGATGTGCTTGTGATAATGGTTACAAATGAAGCTCAAGCAGAAAGTGTTCTTTTTGGAGAACTAGGTGCAGTCCAGG GTCTTTCAGCAGGAGCAGCTATTATTTTATCATCCACCGTCTCCCCGGCATATGTAAGCAAGCTGGAGCAACGTTTACGAG GAAAGAATTTAAATCTGGTGGATGCCCCTGTTTCTGGTGGTGTTGTTAGAGCCTCTGCAGGAACTTTAACG GTAATGGCATCAGGAACAGATGAAGCTCTGGAGCAATGTGGTTCAGTACTTTCTG CATTGAGTGAGAAGCTTTACATCATAAAAGGAGAATGTGGAGCTGGAAG CTGTGTTAAGATGGTTAATCAACTACTTGCTGGAGTTCATATAGCATCTGCAGCTGAGGCATTGGCGTTTGCTGCACGCTTGGGTTTACATACAAGAAATGTATTTCAAATCATAACCACCAATACCGGAACATCCTG GATGCTAGAAAACCGTGGTGCGCACATGGTGGACAATGATTTCACTCCGTATTCTGCACTCAACATCTTTGTGAAAGATCTG GGAATTGTTTCTCATGAATGCGCATCTCGGAAAATTCCCCTTCATGTAGCAGTCGCTGCACATCAACTATTTTTAGCAG GTTCTGCTGCTGGCTGGGGCAGGCTTGATGATTCTGCCGTTGTCAAG TTTTACGAGTCTTTAACAGGAGTCAAAGTTGAAGGAAAACTTCCTGTCCTTAGTAAAGAACAAATGATGAAATCTCTTCCTCCAGAGTGGCCTGTTGATCTTACTAGTGACATCGTCAAGCTTTGCAAGAACAACGTAAAGCCTTTGGTTGTTCTTGATGACGATCCGACAGGAACACAAACTGTTCATGATATTGAAGTCCTTACAGAGTG GAATGTTGATGCGCTTGTTGAACAATTCCGAAAAAAGACTAAATGCTTTTTCATATTGACAAACTCAAGAGCTGTCAGTTCCAGTAAG GCTAGTGCTCTAGTAGTTGAAATCTGCCTCAATCTACAGACTGCAGCTAAACTAGCTGATACAGAGTTCACCGTGGTATTGAGAGGCGACTCAACTCTGAGGGGCCACTTCCCAGAG GAAAGTGATGCTGTTGTTTCAGCCTTGGGGGACGTTGATGCATTGATTATATGCCCATTCTTTCTTCAAGGTGGTCGCTTTACAATAGGCGACGTACACTATGTGGCAGAAGCTGATCG GCTTGTTCCTGCCGGGGAGACAGAGTTTGCCAAAGATTCGGCTTTTGGGTATAAATCTTCAAATTTACGAGAG TGGGTTGAGGAGAAAACACAAGGGCGTACAGCTGCTAACAAGGTTGCTTCAGTTTCCATTGAACTCTTGCGTAAAGGTGGCCCTGATGCTGTTTGTGAGCATCTATGTAGTTTGGAGAAG GGTTCAACTTGTATAATCAATGCTGCCAGCGAAAGGGATATGGCTGTATTTGCCGCTGGGATGATCATG GCAGAACTAAAGGGAAAACAATTTTTATGCCGCACTGCAGCTAGTTTTGTTTCTGCTAGACTAGGAATAACTTCAAGGCCTCCGATTTCCGCCAAGGATTTGGGAATACACAAGGAAAGAACTGGTGGTCTTATAGTTGTAGGATCTTATGTTCCTAAAACTACAAGACAG GTAGAAGaactaaaaaatcaatttgGACACTCCTTAAAATGGATCGAg ATTTCTGTCGAGAAAGTGGCAATGAAATCTTCggaagaaagagagagagaaatCAATCAAGCTGCGGAAATGGCTGATATTTATATTCGGACTTGCATGGACACAGTAGTTATGACCAGCCGAGAACTTATCTGTGGAAAAA CCCCATCAGAAAGTCTCGAAATTAATTCCAAAGTGAGCTCTGCCTTGGTGGAAATTGTTAGGCGCATAAGTACAAGGCCTCGCTATATTCTAGCAAAG GGTGGAATCACTTCATCTGATATTGCTACCCAAGCTCTTGAAACCAAAATTGCTAAAATAGCTGGACAAGCCTTGGCAGGTGTTCCCTTATGGCAATTAGGTGGTGAAAATCGACACCCAGGACTCCCTTATATTGTTTTTCCTG GCAATGTTGGTGACCATAGGGCTCTTGCTGAAGTTGTAAAATCTTGGGCTCGTCCTGCGAAACTCTCATCAACCAAAGAACTGTTGCTT aatgcgGAAAAAGGTGGATACGCTGTCGGAGCCTTCAATGTCTATAATTTGGAAGGGGCTGCTTCCGTTGTAGCTGCTGCTGAAGAAGAACGCAGTCCTGCTATATTGCAG ATCCATCCCGGGTCCTTGAAGCATGGAGGTATTCCTTTAGTTGCTAGTTGTCTCAAAGCTGCCGAGAAAGCCAGT GTTCCAATTACTGTCCATTTCGACCATGGAACATCCAAGCAAGAATTACTCGAAATGCTAGAGTTG GGATTAGATTCAGTAATGGTGGATGGCTCACATCTGTCATTTGAGGACAACCTACAGTACACACAATACATAGCCAATTTAGCTCATCAGAAAGACATATATATTGAAGCTGAATTAGGAAGATTATCTGGAACAGAAGATGACTTGAGTGTCGAAGAGTATGAGGCACGTTTTACTGACATCAACCAG GCGGAAGAGTTTATCGATAAAACTGGCATTGATGCTCTGGCAGTATGCATCGGCAATGTCCATGGAAAATACCCGGCCAGTGGACCTGATCTCAGGCTTGATTTGCTTAAG GATCTGCACGTATTGGCATCCAGTAAAGGTGTGATGCTCGTCCTCCATGGTGCGTCTGGTTTACCCAAAGAACTTATCAAG AATTGTATCGATCTAGGTGTGCGGAAGTTCAATGTGAATACGGAGGTAAGGAAGGCGTACATGGACTCACTAAACAATCCCGGAAAAGATCTTGTACAGGTCATGACTGCTGCTAAAGATGCTATGAAATCTGTTGTCGTTGAAAAGATGCGTTTGTTTGGCTCCAGTGGCAAAGCATCGTGA